From one Maniola jurtina chromosome 5, ilManJurt1.1, whole genome shotgun sequence genomic stretch:
- the LOC123865244 gene encoding facilitated trehalose transporter Tret1-like, producing the protein MNFIIKKIMWQNGTRINQYIFAVIITIPLLSFGMVQGWLSPMISVLQSSEGPAPEPFTSTDISWMTSVTYITAIIFGAPMGYLTDRYGRKIMTIITTLSLMIYWQIKLFSLQPWALILARAIAGIPCSACYIVLPIYLKEISDIDLRGALGSLLILNRNIGYLASYVFADLLEVTPMLWMGLLVPTVVFFIFLIMPETPEFLIKQGKIDEAKTVLAWLRGMSVMEPSLELEIDSLVKVEKQTKADAKNVWRIILKDRATFKAFIITLVIKITQQFDGYLIVLIYAGFVFERAGESITLHLSPNKQVMMIGLVQLLGSTVATCIVEKTGRKLLLVSTSFALGVGMLLLSTWFYLTDIGVWLPGWLPVLAMCLCIFADAAGFQPISYIIITDLFTFQLRGTVSSFANICAKLSNFVQMKWFTTICELISIHWTFLFFASVCFFACFYTLVAFPETRQKSVEEIYEKLSSRNKNKKDERIKAVP; encoded by the exons atgaattttataattaaaaaaataatgtggcAAAATGGGACCCGGATAAACCAGTACATATTCGCCGTTATCA TTACCATCCCGCTGCTCAGCTTTGGAATGGTCCAAGGCTGGTTGTCACCGATGATCTCAGTCCTCCAGTCCTCGGAAGGGCCAGCCCCGGAGCCTTTCACCAGCACTGACATATCCTGGATGACATCCGTTACATATATCACCGCAATCATATTCGGTGCACCTATGGGCTACCTCACAGATAGATATGGCAGAAAGATCATGACTATTATTACGACTTTGTCTTTAATG ATATATTGGCAAATCAAACTATTTTCCCTGCAGCCATGGGCCCTGATTCTAGCCCGCGCCATCGCTGGTATCCCTTGCTCAGCATGCTACATCGTTCTGCCAATTTACTTAAAAGAAATCAGTGATATCGATTTAAGGGGAGCACTTGGATCCCTGCTGATTTTGAACAG AAACATTGGGTATCTGGCCAGCTATGTGTTTGCGGATTTGCTGGAGGTGACGCCAATGCTGTGGATGGGACTGTTGGTGCCGACTGTTGTCTTCTTTATCTTCTTGATAATGCCGGAGACGCCGGAATTCCTAATCAAACAAGGAAAGATtgat gagGCGAAAACCGTTCTGGCGTGGCTTCGCGGTATGAGCGTAATGGAGCCATCCTTGGAGCTGGAGATCGACAGCCTGGTGAAGGTGGAGAAGCAGACCAAGGCTGACGCTAAGAACGTCTGGAGAATTATAT TGAAAGACAGGGCTACCTTCAAAGCGTTCATAATAACACTGGTGATAAAAATCACACAGCAGTTCGACGGCTACCTGATCGTGCTGATATACGCCGGCTTCGTGTTCGAGCGGGCAGGCGAGTCCATCACTCTCCATCTCAGTCCTAACAAGCAAGTCATGATGATTGGACTTGTTCAGTTGTTGGGTTCTACTGTTGCTACTTGTATAGTTGAGAAGACTGGAAGAAAG CTCCTCCTTGTGAGCACATCGTTCGCGCTAGGGGTGGGTATGCTGCTGCTGTCGACGTGGTTCTACCTCACCGACATCGGCGTGTGGCTGCCGGGCTGGCTGCCGGTGCTCGCCATGTGCCTCTGCATCTTCGCCGATGCGGCCGGCTTCCAGCCTATCTCTTACATCATCATCACTGATTTATTCACGTTCcag CTTCGTGGTACAGTATCATCATTCGCGAACATCTGCGCAAAACTCAGCAACTTCGTGCAGATGAAATGGTTCACCACAATATGCGAGCTGATCAGCATACATTGGACCTTCTTGTTTTTCGCAAGCGTGTGCTTCTTCGCTTGCTTCTACACTTTAGTAGCGTTCCCGGAAACGAGGCAAAAGTCCGTAGAAGAAATATACGAGAAACTGTCGAGtaggaataaaaataagaaagatGAGAGGATAAAGGCTGTACCCTAG